A genomic segment from Neobacillus sp. YX16 encodes:
- a CDS encoding two-component system histidine kinase PnpS: protein MNKFHTKLLIALIMLIIIGLVGLEILLGQLFKSNYLDTYNERLNKESNLLSMYIENNGGVQSIDHEGILKISKILNVRLAITDTKGVLLFDSGEMETSNINGIKENINEVIKEKPNNETKLVEHEDYDLHYSWKPVLYAGEKEGYLFVITKTSELKKAYGQIWWILSISLVMVLIVFIYLGYRITARYMKPIEAATNVAIELANRNYRVRIESNELNETSKLTSSLNILAQNLQEMSKAQEIQQDRLSALIENMGAGLLLIDSRGFINLINKGYVEIFQVDLENSLNKLYYEVIEQEEICHVIAEVFRTEQKVSKHLLLPLGIERRYFDVYGIPIIGINNAWKGVLLVFHDITEIKKLEQMRKDFVANVSHELKTPVTSIKGFSETLMDGAMNNRDTLEAFLSIINKESNRMQSLIQDLLDFSKIEQQEFKLNIQDFDLYELIKEVIMMLNKKAKSKDVRLEHEFNREELYIQGDHDRLKQVFINIITNAILYTPPNGYVKVSLYDYEKTVKVHIKDTGVGIKQEEIPRIFERFYRVDRARSRDSGGTGLGLAIVKHLVEAHHGNISVKSAPGEGSEFIIELHKYMN from the coding sequence ATGAACAAATTCCACACAAAACTTTTGATTGCACTAATAATGCTAATTATTATCGGCTTAGTTGGGCTGGAAATTTTGTTAGGTCAGCTTTTTAAAAGTAACTACCTGGATACATACAATGAACGATTAAATAAAGAAAGCAATCTGCTGAGTATGTATATTGAAAATAACGGTGGAGTGCAGTCAATCGATCATGAGGGAATATTGAAAATAAGTAAAATACTTAATGTGAGACTTGCTATTACAGACACCAAAGGAGTTCTCCTTTTTGACAGCGGAGAAATGGAGACATCCAATATTAACGGAATAAAAGAAAATATCAATGAAGTAATAAAAGAAAAACCAAATAATGAAACCAAACTAGTGGAGCATGAAGATTATGACTTACACTATTCATGGAAACCCGTTTTATATGCAGGGGAGAAAGAAGGGTATCTGTTCGTTATCACAAAAACGAGTGAGCTCAAAAAAGCTTACGGGCAAATTTGGTGGATTCTATCCATTAGCTTAGTTATGGTGCTGATTGTCTTTATTTATCTTGGATATAGAATAACAGCGAGATATATGAAGCCAATAGAAGCAGCTACGAATGTAGCCATCGAATTGGCGAATAGAAATTACCGAGTCAGGATAGAAAGTAATGAATTAAATGAAACAAGTAAGCTAACCTCTTCCTTAAATATTTTGGCGCAAAATTTACAGGAAATGAGTAAAGCTCAAGAAATACAGCAAGATCGTTTAAGTGCACTGATTGAAAATATGGGAGCTGGACTGCTATTAATTGATAGCAGGGGTTTCATCAATTTAATTAATAAGGGATACGTTGAAATCTTTCAAGTGGACTTAGAGAATTCCTTAAATAAATTATATTATGAAGTCATTGAGCAGGAAGAAATCTGTCATGTTATAGCGGAGGTTTTCCGAACGGAACAAAAAGTTAGTAAACATCTTCTTCTTCCATTGGGAATTGAGAGAAGATACTTTGATGTTTATGGAATCCCCATAATCGGCATAAATAATGCTTGGAAAGGTGTTCTACTGGTTTTCCATGACATTACGGAGATTAAAAAGCTTGAACAAATGAGAAAGGATTTTGTGGCGAATGTTTCACATGAATTGAAAACGCCTGTTACCTCTATTAAAGGTTTTTCTGAAACGTTGATGGATGGTGCGATGAATAATCGTGATACGCTTGAAGCATTTTTATCCATTATAAATAAAGAAAGCAATCGGATGCAGTCATTGATTCAGGATTTACTTGATTTTTCTAAAATAGAGCAGCAGGAATTTAAGTTGAACATTCAGGACTTTGATCTCTACGAATTAATAAAAGAAGTTATTATGATGCTTAATAAAAAAGCAAAATCCAAAGATGTTCGTCTAGAACATGAGTTTAATAGGGAAGAATTATATATACAAGGCGATCATGATCGTTTAAAGCAGGTATTTATTAATATCATAACCAATGCAATCTTGTATACCCCGCCAAACGGGTATGTAAAAGTATCACTTTATGATTATGAAAAGACTGTGAAAGTCCATATAAAGGATACTGGTGTTGGAATCAAGCAAGAAGAAATTCCTCGTATTTTCGAACGGTTTTATCGTGTTGACCGTGCCAGAAGCAGGGACTCTGGCGGGACAGGTCTTGGATTAGCGATCGTAAAACATTTAGTTGAAGCACATCATGGGAACATCAGTGTGAAAAGCGCCCCTGGTGAAGGCAGTGAGTTTATCATCGAATTACATAAATATATGAATTAA
- a CDS encoding response regulator transcription factor, whose amino-acid sequence MKNKVLVVDDEQSIVTLLQYNLEQAGFEVITAMDGLAGKQLAESMAPDIIVLDLMLPKMDGIEVCKDLRQQKIMIPILMLTAKDDEFDKILGLELGADDYMIKPFSPREVVARVKAILRRVQIQTNSNEADQTEGSPIIIGNLQIFPDKYEAYFNNQQLELTLKEYELLHYLAQNKNRVLTRDQLLSAVWNYEFAGDTRIVDVHISHLREKIEKDTKKPSYIKTVRGLGYKLEEPKIE is encoded by the coding sequence ATGAAAAATAAGGTACTAGTTGTAGACGATGAACAGTCAATTGTAACTTTGCTTCAATATAATTTGGAACAAGCTGGTTTTGAGGTAATCACGGCAATGGATGGATTAGCAGGCAAACAATTAGCTGAAAGTATGGCACCTGATATTATTGTTTTAGATTTAATGCTTCCGAAAATGGACGGAATCGAAGTATGCAAAGATCTTCGACAACAAAAAATTATGATTCCAATCCTAATGTTAACAGCGAAGGATGATGAGTTTGATAAAATCTTGGGTCTAGAGCTTGGTGCCGACGATTATATGATCAAGCCATTCAGTCCAAGAGAAGTGGTTGCCAGAGTGAAAGCAATCTTAAGAAGAGTTCAAATACAAACAAATAGTAATGAAGCGGACCAGACCGAGGGCTCACCGATTATCATCGGAAACCTTCAAATCTTCCCTGATAAATATGAAGCTTATTTTAATAATCAGCAACTAGAATTAACCCTCAAGGAGTACGAATTGCTGCATTATTTAGCTCAAAATAAAAATCGCGTTTTAACTCGCGACCAATTATTAAGTGCAGTTTGGAATTATGAATTTGCTGGCGATACTCGTATTGTAGATGTTCATATTTCACATCTTCGTGAAAAAATTGAAAAGGATACAAAGAAACCTTCTTATATTAAAACGGTACGGGGACTAGGTTATAAACTCGAGGAGCCGAAGATTGAATGA
- a CDS encoding MaoC/PaaZ C-terminal domain-containing protein, with product MLLGKKRKLGREIKEISVGEKLALTEKIEDKDILLYLGLTDDANPLYIQHDYASQTPHKKPIVPSIMLTGMITSAVSKYLPGPGSHIVSQDIHFPKPVYHYGTVHLLLEIVEVNHDNHTVKMTVVGKNENDEVVINGKLIVCPPYRLGGMDAGVLDNF from the coding sequence ATGCTTTTAGGGAAAAAAAGAAAACTAGGCAGGGAAATTAAAGAAATTTCAGTCGGAGAGAAATTAGCCTTAACAGAAAAAATTGAAGATAAAGACATACTTCTTTATTTAGGTTTAACGGATGATGCCAATCCTCTCTATATTCAGCATGATTACGCATCCCAGACACCCCATAAGAAACCGATTGTTCCGAGCATTATGCTGACAGGAATGATTACCTCGGCTGTTTCTAAGTACTTACCAGGACCAGGCAGTCATATAGTAAGCCAAGATATCCACTTTCCCAAGCCTGTTTATCATTACGGTACCGTTCACTTATTGTTAGAAATTGTTGAAGTTAATCATGATAATCACACAGTGAAGATGACGGTTGTAGGAAAAAATGAAAACGACGAAGTTGTGATTAATGGAAAACTTATTGTTTGTCCTCCTTATCGCTTAGGGGGCATGGATGCTGGTGTGTTAGATAATTTTTAA
- the mdh gene encoding malate dehydrogenase encodes MSLKRKKVSVIGGGFTGATTAFLLAQKELGDVVLVDIPQMENPTKGKALDMLEASPVQGFDANITGTSNYEDTRDSDIVVITAGIARKPGMSRDDLVQTNQKVMKAVTEQIVKYSPNCTILVLTNPVDAMTYTVFKTSGFPKNRVIGQSGVLDTARFRTFVAQELNLSVKDITGFVLGGHGDDMVPLVRYSYAGGIPLETLIPKDRLEAIVERTRKGGGEIVNLLGNGSAYYAPAASLVEMCEAILKDQRRVLPSIAYLEGEFGYEGIYLGVPTILGANGIEKVIELDLTAEEKAALDKSVESVQNVMKVLV; translated from the coding sequence ATGTCTTTAAAGCGTAAAAAGGTTTCCGTAATTGGCGGAGGTTTCACTGGTGCTACAACTGCATTCTTACTTGCACAAAAAGAATTAGGCGATGTCGTTTTAGTTGATATCCCACAAATGGAAAACCCTACAAAAGGAAAAGCATTAGATATGCTTGAAGCAAGTCCTGTTCAAGGGTTCGATGCGAATATCACTGGTACATCTAATTACGAAGATACTCGTGATTCAGATATCGTTGTTATTACAGCAGGTATTGCTCGTAAACCAGGAATGAGCCGTGATGATTTAGTTCAAACAAACCAAAAAGTAATGAAGGCTGTAACGGAGCAAATTGTGAAGTACTCTCCAAACTGTACAATTCTTGTATTAACAAACCCAGTTGACGCGATGACTTACACCGTTTTCAAAACATCTGGATTCCCTAAGAATCGTGTTATTGGTCAATCTGGTGTACTAGATACAGCTCGTTTCCGTACATTTGTCGCACAGGAATTAAATCTTTCTGTTAAAGATATTACAGGATTTGTTTTAGGCGGCCACGGTGATGATATGGTTCCACTTGTACGTTATTCTTATGCTGGTGGTATTCCATTAGAAACGTTAATCCCTAAAGATCGTTTAGAGGCAATTGTGGAGCGTACTAGAAAAGGCGGCGGTGAAATCGTTAATCTTCTAGGAAATGGCAGTGCTTATTACGCTCCAGCAGCATCACTTGTTGAAATGTGCGAAGCCATCTTAAAAGATCAGCGCCGTGTTCTTCCTTCCATCGCTTACCTTGAGGGAGAATTTGGTTACGAAGGTATCTATCTTGGGGTTCCAACAATCCTAGGTGCGAACGGAATTGAAAAAGTAATCGAGCTTGATCTAACTGCTGAAGAAAAAGCAGCTCTAGATAAATCGGTTGAATCTGTTCAAAATGTAATGAAAGTTTTAGTGTAA
- the icd gene encoding NADP-dependent isocitrate dehydrogenase produces the protein MHGEKITVTNGVLNVPNNPIIPFIEGDGIGPDIWAASERVLNAAVEKAYKGERKLVWKEVLAGEKAFNQTGEWLPKETLDVINEYLIAIKGPLTTPVGGGIRSLNVALRQELDLFVCLRPVRWFEGVPSPVKRPQDTDMVIFRENTEDIYAGIEYEKGTEAVKKVIDFLQNEMGVNKIRFPETSGIGIKPVSEEGTTRLVRAAINYAIKEGRKSVTLVHKGNIMKFTEGAFKNWGYELAEKEFGDKVFTWAQYDRIKDEQGSDAANKAQADAEAAGKIVVKDAIADIFLQQILTRPREFDVVATMNLNGDFISDALAAQVGGIGIAPGANINYETGHAIFEATHGTAPKYAGLDKVNPSSVILSGVLLLEHLGWNEAAKMVIKSVENTIASKVVTYDFARLMDGATEVKTSEFADELIKNME, from the coding sequence ATGCATGGCGAAAAAATCACAGTAACAAACGGAGTATTAAATGTACCAAACAATCCAATTATCCCATTTATCGAGGGTGATGGTATCGGTCCAGATATATGGGCAGCTTCTGAGAGAGTTTTAAACGCAGCAGTAGAAAAAGCTTATAAAGGTGAGCGCAAATTAGTTTGGAAAGAAGTTTTAGCAGGAGAAAAAGCATTTAACCAAACTGGTGAATGGCTTCCAAAAGAAACTCTTGATGTTATCAACGAATATTTGATTGCAATCAAAGGCCCGCTTACTACTCCTGTTGGCGGTGGAATTCGTTCATTGAACGTTGCACTACGTCAAGAATTAGATTTGTTTGTATGCTTACGACCAGTTAGATGGTTTGAAGGTGTTCCTTCACCTGTAAAGCGCCCGCAAGATACTGATATGGTTATCTTCCGTGAGAATACTGAAGATATTTATGCTGGAATCGAATATGAAAAAGGCACAGAAGCAGTTAAGAAAGTAATCGACTTCCTTCAAAACGAAATGGGCGTTAACAAAATTAGATTCCCAGAAACTTCAGGTATTGGTATTAAACCAGTTTCTGAGGAAGGAACAACTCGTTTAGTACGTGCAGCTATTAATTATGCGATTAAAGAAGGCCGTAAATCTGTTACACTTGTTCACAAAGGAAATATCATGAAATTCACAGAAGGCGCGTTCAAAAACTGGGGTTATGAGCTTGCTGAAAAGGAATTTGGTGATAAAGTCTTTACTTGGGCTCAATATGACCGTATTAAGGATGAGCAAGGATCTGACGCTGCAAACAAAGCGCAGGCTGATGCAGAAGCAGCTGGCAAAATTGTGGTTAAAGATGCAATTGCTGATATCTTCTTACAGCAAATCCTTACACGTCCTCGTGAGTTTGATGTTGTTGCAACGATGAACTTAAACGGAGACTTCATTTCTGATGCTCTTGCAGCGCAAGTTGGCGGAATTGGAATCGCTCCTGGAGCAAACATCAACTATGAAACTGGACACGCTATTTTCGAAGCAACACATGGTACTGCACCTAAATATGCAGGACTTGATAAAGTAAACCCTTCATCTGTTATTCTATCAGGTGTATTACTGCTTGAGCACTTAGGCTGGAATGAAGCAGCGAAAATGGTTATTAAATCAGTAGAAAATACCATCGCTTCTAAAGTAGTAACCTATGACTTCGCTCGTCTAATGGACGGAGCAACAGAAGTTAAAACCTCTGAATTTGCAGATGAATTAATTAAGAACATGGAATAG
- the citZ gene encoding citrate synthase: MTVTRGLEGVVATTSSISSIIDDTLTYVGYDIDDLAENASFEEVIYLLWHRKLPTEPELAELTKQLSENAALPQEVIEHFKMYPIDKVHPMAALRSAVSLLGLYDEDADLMDSESNYQKAIRLQAKMPAIVTTFARVRKGLEPIAPRTDLSFAANFLYMLLGKEPDEIAVKALDKALVLHADHELNASTFTARVCVATLSDVYSGVTAAIGALKGPLHGGANEAVMKMLKEIGTIENVEPYVRGKLEKKEKIMGFGHRVYRLGDPRAKHLRAMSKKLTELTGEPHWYEMSEKIENIVTGEKKLPPNVDFYSASMYHSLGIDHDLFTPIFAVSRVSGWLAHILEQYDNNRLIRPRAEYTGPGMQSYVPINQRG, translated from the coding sequence ATGACAGTAACACGTGGTCTTGAAGGGGTAGTGGCAACAACTTCTTCTATCAGCTCAATCATTGATGATACGTTAACGTATGTCGGGTATGATATCGATGACTTAGCTGAAAATGCTAGTTTTGAAGAAGTAATTTATTTACTGTGGCACCGTAAATTGCCAACAGAGCCTGAATTAGCAGAATTAACAAAGCAGCTTTCCGAGAATGCCGCACTTCCACAAGAGGTGATTGAGCACTTTAAGATGTATCCTATTGATAAGGTCCATCCAATGGCTGCGCTCCGTTCAGCTGTTTCATTATTAGGACTTTATGATGAGGATGCAGACTTAATGGATTCAGAGTCAAATTATCAAAAGGCGATTCGACTTCAAGCAAAAATGCCTGCCATTGTAACAACATTTGCACGCGTTAGAAAAGGTCTTGAACCAATTGCACCTAGAACAGATTTAAGTTTTGCTGCCAACTTCCTTTACATGCTGCTTGGTAAGGAGCCTGACGAAATTGCAGTAAAAGCTTTAGACAAAGCACTTGTATTACATGCAGACCATGAACTAAACGCATCTACATTTACAGCAAGAGTTTGTGTGGCTACCTTATCAGATGTTTATTCTGGTGTAACCGCTGCAATTGGAGCACTTAAAGGACCACTACACGGTGGTGCAAACGAAGCAGTAATGAAAATGCTTAAAGAAATTGGTACAATTGAAAATGTTGAACCATATGTTCGCGGAAAACTTGAGAAAAAAGAAAAAATCATGGGATTTGGCCACCGCGTTTATCGCTTAGGTGATCCTCGTGCAAAGCATTTAAGAGCAATGTCCAAGAAATTAACTGAGTTGACAGGCGAACCACATTGGTATGAAATGTCTGAAAAAATCGAAAACATCGTCACTGGCGAAAAGAAATTACCGCCAAACGTAGATTTCTACTCAGCTTCCATGTACCACAGCCTAGGCATTGACCATGACCTATTTACACCTATCTTTGCAGTAAGCAGGGTTTCTGGATGGCTTGCTCACATACTAGAACAGTATGATAACAATCGTCTAATCCGTCCTCGCGCTGAATATACAGGTCCTGGCATGCAGTCATACGTTCCAATTAACCAAAGAGGTTAA
- a CDS encoding DUF441 domain-containing protein gives MFNGSLLFLLLLLMIGLIVKNNSLLVAIIVLIVLKLGGLDSKSFTYIQSKGINWGVTVITIAVLAPIASGEIGFKDLSSAFKSPLAWVALISGMIVALLAKGGVSLLEHDPHITTALVLGTILSVSIFKGVAVGPLIGAGIAYTAMKMINFFS, from the coding sequence ATGTTTAATGGGTCATTATTGTTCTTGTTACTGCTATTAATGATTGGACTTATCGTAAAAAATAACTCATTGCTGGTTGCCATTATTGTATTAATCGTATTAAAATTGGGTGGACTAGATTCAAAATCCTTTACATATATCCAGAGTAAAGGAATTAATTGGGGAGTTACCGTTATAACGATTGCCGTTTTAGCTCCAATTGCCTCAGGGGAGATTGGTTTTAAGGATTTATCTAGTGCTTTTAAATCGCCTCTTGCATGGGTGGCTCTTATTTCTGGTATGATTGTTGCTCTATTAGCAAAGGGTGGAGTTTCTTTATTGGAACATGATCCGCATATTACAACAGCACTTGTTTTAGGTACCATTCTATCTGTATCCATTTTCAAAGGTGTGGCAGTTGGGCCTCTAATTGGCGCTGGAATAGCCTATACCGCAATGAAAATGATTAATTTTTTTAGTTAG
- the ytvI gene encoding sporulation integral membrane protein YtvI: MDKKYLFRTIRFIFVIAIVILAFLSFYYLSKVTYPFLIALVIAFFINPIVNIFEKKLRMPRGLAVFVALISIFAFAAGLITLLVAEIVSGANYLARVVPEHLDTLISFIEKFITAQIIPLYNQLTSMFNQLESGQQNTIITNIENVGTTIGSTVGTFLQNLFGNIPMILSWFPNAATVLIFSFLATFFISKDWDRFSRLGSTILPEKAKSSGKTVFIDLQKALFGFLKAQLTLISITTVIILIGLLILRVDYAITIALITGIVDIIPYLGTGAVFVPWIIYEIITGEMGLAIGLGVLYLLVIVQRQIMEPKILSSNIGLDPLATLIALFVGFKLIGFLGLIVGPVTLVILSTLYRANVFHDLWTFIKGKEI, encoded by the coding sequence TTGGATAAAAAATACTTATTTCGAACGATAAGGTTCATTTTCGTAATTGCCATCGTCATCCTCGCATTTCTATCATTTTATTATTTGTCAAAAGTGACTTATCCATTTCTAATTGCCTTAGTAATTGCATTCTTTATCAATCCAATTGTTAACATTTTTGAAAAAAAGCTTCGCATGCCTAGAGGATTAGCAGTATTTGTAGCTTTAATCAGTATTTTTGCCTTTGCTGCCGGTTTAATCACGCTATTAGTGGCTGAAATTGTTTCAGGAGCAAACTACCTGGCTAGAGTGGTTCCTGAGCATTTAGATACATTAATTAGCTTCATTGAGAAGTTTATTACAGCTCAAATTATCCCTCTTTATAATCAATTAACTAGTATGTTTAACCAACTAGAAAGTGGGCAGCAAAATACAATCATCACGAATATTGAAAATGTAGGCACCACCATTGGAAGTACTGTTGGAACTTTCCTACAAAATCTATTTGGAAACATTCCAATGATACTATCATGGTTTCCTAATGCGGCAACGGTGTTAATCTTCTCCTTCTTAGCAACCTTCTTTATTAGTAAGGATTGGGACAGATTTTCACGTCTTGGCAGCACCATTTTACCTGAGAAGGCTAAATCAAGTGGTAAAACTGTATTTATCGATTTGCAGAAGGCCTTATTTGGTTTTCTAAAGGCCCAATTGACCCTCATTTCTATTACAACTGTTATTATCTTAATCGGTCTCTTAATCCTCAGGGTTGATTACGCAATTACAATCGCTTTAATAACGGGTATCGTTGATATTATTCCCTACCTTGGTACCGGAGCCGTTTTTGTACCATGGATTATTTATGAGATTATTACAGGGGAAATGGGTCTTGCAATAGGTTTAGGCGTTCTCTATTTACTTGTTATTGTTCAAAGACAAATAATGGAGCCAAAAATTCTTTCATCCAATATTGGACTAGATCCATTAGCAACCTTAATTGCCTTGTTTGTCGGATTTAAATTAATCGGTTTCCTAGGGTTAATTGTTGGTCCGGTTACATTGGTAATCTTAAGCACTCTCTACCGTGCAAATGTATTTCACGACCTATGGACATTTATTAAAGGAAAAGAAATTTAA
- a CDS encoding FxsA family protein: MRYLALLIIVIPAIDIGVLLLSGKTIGFLPTIAFIILTGVVGAYLAKREGLQTIKRVQEQLSYGQIPGESLLDGICILIGATLLLTPGFITDLFGFLLLFPPTRKPFKFLMIKALRKRIEKGNIKIIK, from the coding sequence ATGCGCTATTTAGCATTATTAATTATTGTAATACCCGCAATAGATATTGGAGTACTGTTGTTATCAGGTAAAACGATTGGATTTTTACCAACGATTGCTTTTATTATTTTGACAGGTGTCGTCGGAGCTTATTTGGCAAAGAGAGAAGGACTGCAGACGATCAAAAGAGTACAAGAGCAGCTTTCGTATGGTCAGATTCCTGGTGAATCTCTTCTAGATGGCATTTGTATATTAATTGGAGCTACGCTGCTTTTAACACCTGGGTTTATTACCGATTTATTCGGATTTTTATTATTGTTTCCTCCGACTAGGAAGCCTTTTAAATTTCTTATGATTAAAGCACTGCGGAAGAGAATTGAAAAAGGAAATATAAAAATAATAAAATAA
- the pyk gene encoding pyruvate kinase — MLRKTKIVCTIGPASESVEKLTQLIEAGMNVARLNFSHGDFEEHGQRIQNIREASKLTGKTVAILLDTKGPEIRTNNMVNGTIELKSGDNIIISMTEVEGTTEKFSITYPGLIDDVHVGSKILLDDGLIGLEVLHIDKEKNEIQTKILNSGTLKNKKGVNVPGVSVKLPGITEKDTSDIIFGIEQGVDFIAASFVRRASDVLEIRQLLEEKQATHVHIIPKIENQEGVDNIDEILEVSDGLMVARGDLGVEIPAEEVPLVQKMLIKKCNTQGKPVITATQMLDSMQRNPRPTRAEASDVANAIFDGTDAIMLSGETAAGVYPVEAVQTMHNIASRAEQALDHKEILSARSKNSEHNLTDAIGQSVAHTALNLDVNAIITPTESGHTARMISKYRTKAPIVAVTANEQVFRRLSLVWGVYPQLGRICSSTDEMLDSAVEESVNSGIVKHGDLVVITAGVPVGEAGTTNLMKIHVVGDIITRAQGIGRKSAFGKVVIAHDAKEAIEKVKPGSILITIGSDRDMMPAIEKCAALITQEGGLTSHAAVVGLNLGIPVIVGVENAIELFRDGQEITVDATRGVIYNGHASVL; from the coding sequence ATGTTACGTAAAACAAAAATCGTTTGTACGATTGGTCCTGCAAGTGAAAGTGTAGAAAAATTAACTCAATTAATAGAAGCTGGAATGAATGTTGCCCGCTTGAATTTTTCCCATGGTGACTTTGAAGAGCATGGCCAGCGAATCCAAAATATCCGTGAAGCGTCTAAATTAACAGGTAAAACTGTTGCTATTCTACTTGATACAAAAGGACCCGAAATCCGCACGAATAATATGGTAAATGGAACAATTGAACTTAAATCAGGGGATAATATTATTATTTCGATGACTGAAGTAGAAGGTACCACAGAAAAGTTTTCAATTACATACCCTGGATTAATTGATGATGTTCATGTGGGCTCAAAAATATTATTAGATGACGGTCTAATTGGACTAGAAGTCCTTCATATTGATAAGGAAAAAAATGAAATTCAGACAAAAATTCTTAACAGTGGAACATTAAAGAATAAAAAAGGTGTCAACGTTCCAGGCGTATCGGTAAAACTTCCAGGTATTACAGAAAAAGATACAAGTGATATCATTTTTGGAATTGAACAAGGTGTTGATTTTATTGCTGCTTCCTTTGTACGCCGTGCAAGCGACGTGTTAGAAATTCGCCAGCTGTTAGAAGAAAAGCAGGCAACTCATGTCCATATTATTCCTAAGATTGAAAATCAAGAAGGCGTCGATAATATTGATGAAATCCTTGAGGTTTCTGATGGTTTAATGGTCGCTCGTGGAGATCTTGGTGTAGAAATCCCAGCGGAGGAAGTACCACTTGTACAAAAAATGCTAATTAAGAAATGTAATACACAAGGTAAACCTGTTATTACAGCTACACAAATGCTTGATTCTATGCAGCGTAATCCACGTCCGACACGTGCAGAAGCAAGTGATGTGGCCAATGCGATATTTGATGGTACGGATGCGATTATGCTATCCGGTGAGACAGCGGCTGGTGTGTACCCTGTTGAAGCGGTACAAACTATGCACAATATTGCCTCAAGAGCTGAACAAGCTTTAGATCACAAAGAAATTTTATCTGCCCGCAGTAAAAATTCGGAACACAATCTTACGGATGCCATTGGTCAATCTGTTGCTCATACAGCATTAAATCTTGATGTAAATGCAATTATTACACCTACTGAAAGTGGTCATACTGCAAGAATGATATCAAAATACCGTACGAAGGCACCAATTGTGGCTGTTACAGCTAACGAGCAGGTTTTCCGTCGTTTATCACTTGTTTGGGGTGTTTATCCTCAGCTAGGAAGAATCTGCAGTTCTACTGACGAAATGCTTGATAGTGCAGTTGAAGAAAGTGTGAATAGCGGTATCGTCAAACATGGTGATTTAGTTGTCATAACAGCTGGGGTTCCAGTTGGTGAAGCTGGTACAACGAACCTAATGAAGATTCATGTTGTTGGGGATATCATTACTAGAGCGCAAGGAATCGGCCGCAAATCTGCTTTTGGTAAAGTGGTAATTGCACATGATGCGAAAGAAGCTATTGAAAAAGTAAAGCCAGGTTCTATTTTAATCACAATAGGCTCAGACCGTGATATGATGCCGGCAATTGAAAAGTGTGCTGCCTTGATCACACAGGAAGGCGGGTTAACCAGCCATGCTGCAGTTGTGGGGCTAAACCTTGGAATTCCTGTTATTGTGGGTGTTGAAAACGCAATAGAGCTGTTTAGAGATGGTCAAGAAATCACAGTTGACGCAACAAGAGGTGTCATTTATAACGGGCATGCCAGCGTCCTTTAA